The following nucleotide sequence is from Salvia miltiorrhiza cultivar Shanhuang (shh) chromosome 7, IMPLAD_Smil_shh, whole genome shotgun sequence.
AAAGTGGCAAGCTGGAAGAAGAGACACCTTTCGCTGGCAGGACGAATTACTCTAGTCAAGTCGGTGTTGCAATCCATCCCGGTCTATCAATTATCCCTCGCTTTCGTACCTAAAGCGGTGATTAAGGAACTTAATTCACTGTTTTCcaaatttttgtggggaggagGTACACAGATGAGGGGTATCACCTGGTTTAAGTGGAATGCCTTGTGCTTAAACAAGGATTCAGGAGGCCTGGGGTTTCAGAATATCGATTGGTTTAATCAGGTGCTGTTAAGTAAGTGGCTCTGGAGGTTTTTGGGGGAGGGTAAGGCTCTGTGGGTAAGGGTGATTAAATCGATTTATGGGGAGCTAGagtggggggaagggggagaatGTTCGGTGGCGGGAAGAGGTGGACAGAAAGGGTGGTGGCAGAAAATTATGGATAAGGAAGGAGGTAGAAGAGATCGgtggttcatcaataatttgaggcgAAAAATTGGGGATGGGCTTGAGACCAGCTTCTGGGAGGATGTGTGGGCGGTTGACAAACCCcttaagtttgtgtttccgagattgtataatttgagcCTGAACAAGAAAAGCCTGGTTGGTGAAAGCGGGTTTTGGGAGGGAGGCTCATGGGTGTGGAGggtggagtggaggagggagttaagggagagggagaaagggttTGCGGAGGATCTCCGATTGGCGATTGCTGAGTTTGCTCCTTCTGTAAATGTAACAGACGGATGGAACTGGAAGGCGACATcagatggatgcttcacaatcaagtcggcatatgaaatAGTGGCAAAAATTAGAGAGGTgcaacaagttttacctttggagatggcaaaggtttggaaggccccaacaccaaataaagccaaggtgacggcatggagatgtcttagaaacagattggcaacatgtgataatctgagtagaagaaatgtccagatcagcgtagaggagagatggtgcaatgcctgtgtttctagtgaggaaacgacggaacacctgttcctccattgcccgaaagcagcggcggtgtgggaccagatctttcaatggcttgacatcaaaactgcaaatccgagaggtattttccaacacttcatttctttcattgcggttggaaaaaagaagagagaaagaagactacttaaagctttgtgggtgggaacagtgtggttgctctgggaaagcaggaatggtagtcgtttccaggacaaggcttgggatattgatagacttgtattacagattaaggggagactttggagttggaacgaggcctacaaaatcgtggagttaggaatttcttttacttcttggtgttccaaagatTTCAAACTTGTATTGTAGTgttgattggcattcctgatgccttgattccttttctttcaataaaagttatattttactgatcaaaaaaaaaaataattaatctctGTTTGAAAGTCAACTAGTCGTCAATGAGGGAAGGATTAGTAGTGTTGGAGCTCGAGTTGTGCTGCTGTAGAGGAACCAATTGTTGCAGACCTCAAACAATCTTCTTTGTTTTATTACTTCATGATTGACTCATGTATATATATGCTCATAGCTCAACTAATGATATGATTGGTGTTTGTTTCCACTCTTCATTGATCTAAGCCAATTGTTGGCTTGTTTGATAATGTGTAGTATGCAATGTGCACGAGTTATTGGAAAAATGATTTTGCCCTACTTTTCAAGCTTGTATTACATAATTCCATTCAAAATATTCTCAAGCTGATTTGCAATACAGCAATGTGATTGTGAGGTCACAATCATGTCCATACAAAGTGATCATAAATATTCTCTCTCACAAAAAGGTAACATGACAAAGTCAAAATATTCTGCCAAACATAAGCTGATCATGTATCTTGAGAAAATAAACATCAGATATATCTGAACAAAATCTGAAACGTTATAAGCAATAATATATCAACTGTTTTAACTTGATCAAATATAAACAATTAATACCGATTCTAATACCCTTCTAACTTAACCACATCAGACTATTCTTATGCACAAAAGCCGCATAACGTTCAGTATAGCTTTTCGGTAGCTCTATGGAGTGGAGTTGATGCGTATAAATATTGTAGAAAATGCAAGGCCGGCCTTCCGTCCAATAATAGTCGTCAAAATACAAGGCCAAAACATGTGGATATTTAACCCAACCAAGTGGCATAAGAACTCGACCATCTTCAGGACCAAACTGTTGATTCCAGCATTTCTGAGCTCCCAAGTCGACCTTGGGCAGCGCCTTTCTCCACTCGCCCGTCTCTGCCTTCATCTCCCAAACCTCCCACGACAGATACCCACACGCAGCCAGGACCGACAGACACCTCCCAGTTGACAGATATTTATACCTGCTTTCATGGTACTGACCAGGGGCTTCACTCAGTGTAATGATCTCCGTCTCCACATCCAGCGTCGCGCAGCACTTCCCCCTTCCCCAATGCAAGAAACCTTCACTAGTCACCGGACCCCTTTTGAAGAAAAGTGGCCTGACATGGTCGGGGAGGTGGTGAATCTCGACTTGCCTCCAGGATTCATCAACTCCAACAGTGAGCACGCGAAGACCGTAGTCAATTTCTAGGTCTAGTGGCGAGTGGCGAACAGTGTACGGTGCAATCACTTTATACGCCAAGGAAGCTGCAGAGTATGCAAAACCATACTGGTCCAGGCTATAGGCTACGCCTGTAGGCAATGGTGGGAGGAGGAATGACTGCTTCGTTGCAGGATTCACAATCACAAGACGAGGGAGGCGGTAACCCTTCTCTTTCATCTCCAGAATCAAACCGTTGCAGGTAGCAAGAACTCCCAATTTGGAGATGTGATTTAGCTCAGATGTGTGGATTCCACCGTATGCGTCGGCTGTTACATAAAGTGGCAGAGTATTATACTTTACGGGTGATAGGAGGAGTCCATAGGTAGCACCGTGCATCTGCGCGTTGATGAAGGCATGAGAATGGATAATGTGGTACCACCGCCGGCACACGAGCCTCGCTCTCTCGTAGAGATGATCGGCCGGGACACGGAGGAGGATTTCGAACAATAGCTCTTTGGGGAGGGACTTCATATTTGTTGGCCTCTCCTTTTTACGCCTCCGGACATAATAAGCCCGACTTCTGATGTGTAACATCTGCTTATTGAATACAAATTTTTATTTCCGAACAGCATCATCAATCTACTAATCAATCGACTAAccaatttcactaatttgtaTAAATGTGTTTTATCAAAACTTAAATGCAGAGAATAAGACATATCGTTGATATGAATGTCTTTCTATATTAATCTCTAAACCTAAATTTCAAAGACAAAAATCTTGTCTTGTGAAACATATATGCATACGAAAACCTAATTTTGAAAGACAGCCATCAGCATATCAAACAAGAGAAGAGAAAATACGAGGGAGAGTGCTTATCGATTCTCTACTAAGAATGTTGGAACGGGGATCCAAATTCATATTTACTGTGTTGATAGATCACTTGGAGACGTCAGAcctgcctatttcccttattaaaatatagaaCTCGATTTAGACAAATTACCCAAGAACGCAAGTAATAATTCTGTCTACCAATTTATTTTCTACTACaaacatggtagctttatcactaatcagttCTATtacaacaattacggattgaagGAACCAACTGactttaatccaattaaacctaagttggccaaacttaaataaaatcagaattgtCGTTAAACACAAGAAATTATATGAACAATTAGGTCGTCTTACAGATATTAAATCAatatttcattattctcgccgaattaagaaTTTAGccactcataattaaactagaAACAATCTTTTTTGACGGAATTAAACtagaaacaatcaaagaaataaaaacaaacatataaaagcaaacataaaacaagaaaataaaattgcaataaaaataaatcaccaCTTGAAAACAAGAAGTCCCAATTTCTTGATGCCAGCCGCAAGTCTCCAAGCTCCCAAAGCAAGAAAATTACGTAATTTAATTCTCTAAACTAATAGAATTTTGGAAAACAAAAGTCAACTAATTAAAACTTGATCTCCAAGTGATGCATCGTCTGGAATGCAAGAAAGAAATCAATATATAAAACCTAACTCACTCTCAAAATATGCAGCTGTCTTTAACtaagcaaatatatatataatcaccCTATGAAATGGGCTTTTCGGCCTTAATCAAAACAAAAACccaaagttaattaaaataacatacAATAATATCGTTATTGAAAAGATAATTGTGAGGGGGTGTTTACATGTTAATATGTTATGCAATGCATTataaacaattttattattggattcatttaattattaatagatTATTGACGAGTGTCATTCGGCACACCTAAATAATGAATCAGCTTTCAACTTTTGTATGTACTCCCACATTTGACATTCCCACCAGAATCTTGAACGCTTAAATTAATATAGGGTCACCTAAATAATATAATTGAGAATATCTATAGACAaaaaaataattgttatatACTTTTTGAGAACTTTGAAATGTACATTTATAAATTTGACCAACTCGTATGAAATAAAGCATCGAGACAAATTaagttgtaaaataaaataaaacatatgaaacgaaatatttgatttatttgaggTTTGAAATTTATTTCCCTTCAGAAGAATAGCATAGATTATCCCTAATTTTCTATTAATCAGTTTACATTAATCAGTTTACAATTAGAACTGGCAAAAGATTAGGTCGGGCCGACCCATATTCACCCGACTTTTTCTAAAAATCGGCCTGGGCCAAAAATTCATCCAGCCGAAATAAACATGATCAGACCTAAGAGCACTCCCAAcagaaatttcaaaattatgcTCTTATAtttctccctaaagcttccctatttaattttaggatctcgattttataaatgcatacaccagatctcctattttctacataaaaacaataattatgtgtgggccctactaattataagcttaaaataaatttagagtggatgtaaatttaagattgaatttagatAGGTGTAAAAAAATTTGTGggcccatccaatttaggggatgaatgcatttttttatctcattttcaattattttagcctaaatttagagttagtgatgcatttagatgatctgctgggagtgctctaaatacttattataatgtaat
It contains:
- the LOC130994890 gene encoding putative F-box protein At3g52320, which translates into the protein MLHIRSRAYYVRRRKKERPTNMKSLPKELLFEILLRVPADHLYERARLVCRRWYHIIHSHAFINAQMHGATYGLLLSPVKYNTLPLYVTADAYGGIHTSELNHISKLGVLATCNGLILEMKEKGYRLPRLVIVNPATKQSFLLPPLPTGVAYSLDQYGFAYSAASLAYKVIAPYTVRHSPLDLEIDYGLRVLTVGVDESWRQVEIHHLPDHVRPLFFKRGPVTSEGFLHWGRGKCCATLDVETEIITLSEAPGQYHESRYKYLSTGRCLSVLAACGYLSWEVWEMKAETGEWRKALPKVDLGAQKCWNQQFGPEDGRVLMPLGWVKYPHVLALYFDDYYWTEGRPCIFYNIYTHQLHSIELPKSYTERYAAFVHKNSLMWLS